A genomic window from Punica granatum isolate Tunisia-2019 chromosome 2, ASM765513v2, whole genome shotgun sequence includes:
- the LOC116194145 gene encoding uncharacterized protein LOC116194145 → MPPRGRGRSRQGNTRMDAALDAMGAMGFEEGVVKAAVKELLKLYTGKGWRFIEDDSYRVLIDKLLEEPEQPELLQVPEPTGPADYQNSQEGVHGEDGPLRQAYRPCYGWINEDEEEEAEPQIVELKPMSLEKFRKHCYHLMESPQLQKKRKSRWDVGPS, encoded by the exons ATGCCTCCGAGAGGCAGAGGACGCTCCAGACAG GGGAATACCCGGATGGACGCGGCGCTCGACGCCATGGGAGCGATGGGTTTCGAAGAGGGCGTGGTCAAGGCTGCTGTAAAAGAGCTCCTCAAG CTTTACACTGGGAAAGGGTGGAGATTTATCGAGGATGATTCCTACAGGGTGCTCATTGACAAACTCCTCGAAGAACCGGAGCAACCTGAACTGCTGCAG GTACCCGAGCCCACGGGTCCAGCTGATTATCAGAACAGCCAAGAGGGGGTCCATGGAGAGGACGGTCCTCTTCGCCAGGCATATAGGCCCTGCTATGGGTGGATCAATGAAgacgaggaagaggaggcTGAGCCTCAGATAGTCGAGCTAAAACCCATGTCGCTCGAAAAGTTTAGGAAGCATTGTTATCATCTAATGGAATCGCCTCAACTTCAGAAGAAGCGCAAATCAAGGTGGGATGTAGGGCCCTCTTGA